The DNA segment tatatataactTTAGAGGTGTATACGAGCGAAAGAATGTGCACCGCAGTATACCGCTATACGTAGAAAACTACCTTCGATTCATCTCAGTCTTGCACTAGATTACACCCCTTTTtcccttcttcttttctttgatccTCTATTTATCAGAATTCACCTGCTTGCTAATCACAATCCTCCCGCGATATAGGAAGTATTACCCTACTATCGCATCCCacaaagagaaatatatatatgatataaataaatacCCTGTAGATTTCGATGCGGAGGAGATTTCAGAACTCTATGTAGTACCGAGGACATATAGACAGTGTTTCCCAGCCAGCATTTATCCATATCATGCCATTCCAAGACTATTTCCATAAGAAGAAAGCAGCGTTCATCAACAGgaacaataaaaatgagGCAGGTTCGCCGGCACTACGAAATATTACCAATATCAACGATATGAATCCGGCCGGCAAAGATAGGACTTATGTGTTCCAGCTAACCAGGCTTCCTGATGAACTCATGCAAGAAGTGTTTTCACATTTGCCGCAACCGGATCGCTTGCAACTCTGCCTTGTAAACAAAAGATTCAATAAGATCGCTACTAAACTGCTCTACAGGAGAATTTACTTGAATGACTCAAATGTAGTAAAGAGCGACTTCATGCATCTAGCAATTAACTGGACCTTGCTGAATTTGCCAtcttctttgaaagaagaagagtcACAGAAGATTGCCAACCTtaaattgaagaaacttATAGAAACATTGCAAAATAATATTCACATCACTCAAGTCATCCAGTGGATAAGGATTAATTGGGATCTGGACCCTGTGCTACAACGATCTATCCTCAACATTCTCTGCAACCATGGTAAATCTTTGCAAAGACTAGAAAATGTCACTGATCCGACTTGTAATGACATCATCTCCAATGGTTATTTTTCTAAGTGCAATGTCTCAAGTTTCGACATGGCGCCTCCGAACTCCCTGCCTGAAATAGTAGTTCCAGAAAATTACATTCCAAATCTCACCAAATACCTATCCCAACGTATCTCCTCCCGACTCTCTCACATGACATTATTCATTGACCCCATAAAGTTGTTCAACTACCTTTATCCTCTGGATATGAAGTTACAAATTATCGATTTGAAATTGCATTGGAGAAGGGAGTTTTACAACAATGATTACTTCATTAACAGGATACGACCCGGTAATCCTCTGACCAAACTATCAGAGGTTTTCGACAAGAGAACTTTGAAAATTCTCACCATCATTTCTTGGAATGACACTTTATTGAAACGCGAGACCGAAATGCTGAAAGATTTCAAAGAGTTCAACCATTTGGAAGATTtatctttgatttcaattAAACAGGACGTTCATATTCTCGTAGATCTATTCAGTTCGTTAaccaatttgaaaaggctGAAAATGGATTTTTTGGAGGATTATATACCTGAACCGACAAACCCTCACATTTTTCTGTCTATTCTCTTAGCTTGTTCCAAGTTACAATTTATAGATTTGAGATATGATGGTCTTATCCCacaaattatcaatattcaaGCCAATAAGTTCCAATTAAATCAGCAATGCAACTGCAGAAACTGTCAAATAGTATTTACTGACATTCTAAAGGgaaaaatatttatgtTCCCAGAAGATTACTATATTTACGATAGTCAGGATATTGCCGCAAAGgacattttcaaaatgatgaagtACTTGTCCTTGCTACCGTACTCAAAAGCTTGTGATGCTTACCCGAGTGTGAGGACACAACCAATGAACTTAACCAATTTTGTGACTAAGATGAATGCGAAGCTTTTGGAATACAGAAACTCTAAATCCCAGCTTGTGCCCAAAATCGTTAATAATCCACATGAACACTCTACAATAACTTCTACGTCCACTGCTCATGTAAATGAACCcgaaatgataataatcGATGATGACAGTGATGACACTGTCACTACTATTTCCGGTGACTTAGAACTCCCTCATGATTTATTGACCAAAAGGGATATCATCATGTGTTATCACGCTCTCATTCATCATTTCAAATCGATATACGTtacctttttgaaaagtttccCGAATTTGAGATTCCTGATGCTGAACGATATTCCCACAATAGTTATGGAGGAAAATAACGAACGTATTTTTGAGCCTGTCTTTTACCATTATGATTATAAAAGTAATTTGCATGGATGGTCTAAAGAAACAAACAAGAACTTGGAGAATGACAccaacaataacaacaacaatcCTGATACCATTGCAAGAATAGCAACCGTTATGTAATTAGCTCATTATCGTGTATACTCGATAATATATACTCAACGCATTTTCTTTACAGCTACATGAATATTGATCACGGGATCCTTCCCTTGATCATTTGAAGGCCCAATTTACGATACGATGGCAAAACTCTGCCCCTCATTCCAATGTATCTGACATTGAATTGATGAAATaaatacaagaaaaagatgttACTATATGATCACTCAGACATCCTAGGAAGGTCTCTAAAGAAGAGCGGTCACCGAGAGTACTAACGATGGGTTCGTAAGCGTACTCCTACCGTGGAAACTGCGAATGTTAAGGAACCAGTCTTTCATCACCGTGATCATAAAATTTATATACTATTTATCTTCATAAACCCCATTTGATAATCTCatgagaaggaaaaaaggcTCAGATCTGCATGTGTTGTATAACACTGGCAAGAAAAGTTCCCGTTTGCAAACACTAATGATcatgaaaaggaagagatATCACCGAAGCAATATTcaccttttcaaaatcactCGCATTAAGAGAACGAGATAAAATCCCTTGTCGTCATGGTCGAATCGGACGAGGAAAGAAGAGACACCGTTATCATCAGGGCCAattaaattttcttttcaataaaaatgtaATGAAATTTCTCTTGAGATTATTCAAACTTGAATGTATCAAATGGGAAAGAGATAGAGCGACCAGTATTGGCAAAATGAAGAGTACCCTCAATCTTGATATATTCTTGTCACTGCTGTTATTCTACTTATGAAGGGATTAAATATAATATGTACGATAACTAATGTAATATACAAAAGCTTGCCCagtatttatacattttgTTCAACCCATAAAGTgtacaaaatgaaaaaattttccttttgctgcgagaaagaatttttcttagGGCAGGATCTGGTTGTTGGGTGTTGtgaaactttttttctctcaaaaagtgaaattaaataatgaaaaattttatcgATGAGCATTGATAGTTCAGGGTATAGGGTACTCGGTATCATATAAATTGCTGGTTGAGTGTGCAGCTGACGTGCAACAAGAAGGATAaacaaaaattcaaatgtCCAAGCTTTCGAAAGATTACGTATCTGATTCAGATTCTGAAGATGAAGTGATATCAAACGAGTTCAGCATACCAGATGGGTTCAAGAAATGTAAACATTTAAAAAGTTTCCCTCTCAACTCcgataataaaaagaattctAAACAACAACAGGTTTGGCTGATCAAATTCCCATCAAATGTCGATATTTCCAAGTTGAAATCTTTACCAGTAGGCTTTGAATCTTACACAACGATGTCCATTGATAACCACGATTATAAAATCATGGATGATACAGATATCGAGTCTTCGTTAACACAGGATAATCTGAGTAATATGACCTTGTTGGTTCCTACAGAAAGTAGAGAGAGTCTCAAGATTGCAAGTGCGGCTAAGGATAATACGCCACTACAATTTGACAAAGTCTTTTCTATCAGTGAAACTGCTAAAATTCCAGCCATTGATTTTGCTAAAGTAAAAGTTCCACGTAAAAACGTCCCAAAGGTGGAAGGTTTGAAGTTGGAACATTTTGCCACAGGTTATGATGCCAAAGATTCACATGTAACTAAGAATGTGAtgacaaaagaagataagAAAGAATCGAAAAAGCGTTCACATCAACACGAAGATGAGGGAGAGTCTaacgaaaagaagaagaagaaagagaagaaggagaagaaagtgaaaaaggACAAGaaggataaaaagaagaagcatAAGGATTAAAGGCGTACGCGCGTGATTGTGTAATATAAGATAAAAATGTGCATTTGTGTCTCcgtgttttctttttacgCACATACATAAATAGAAgggctttttttttgttggtGGAACTAATGAATGTTATGTGTGAGCAATATTACTATTTAGTTTTGCGTTTGTGCTTAAATTTGTGTATACTATTAGACATTTCACCATTTTCGGTATAATAAGAAGGATTCTTTCTAGCCTTGATTTAGAGCGGTGATACTATGAATGTTACCAGTGTTGTTTATGTATTCTTTATATCAGGTTCAATGGTAGGTGTGTTTTTAGATCATGTTCTTCATCGTTGATCATCTTCAGTATAGTTTCGAGATCGACTTGTAAGTATTCGAGGATTGATCTGTTTTGACATACCCGATAAATACCTTGTATGGAAATATCTAAAGATCTAATGAATTTGTATTGATCCATTATCGATTTAGGTGCTTCGAATGGTACCTCCAGCATAAGTTTGTTTTGTATACTCAATTTTACTATGCTTATTAACCATTTCTTGATCAATTTTGGTTCTTCCTCCAtccattttgaaattgcCCTCAATATACGAACAAGCAGTATTTGATTTCGGGTAAAAGAGAGAGCTTCCGATCTATTCCCATCCAAGACTGTTAACTCGGGTAGTAGGTGGGATTTTTCATACAGAGATTGATAAATTAAAATCAAATTGTTATGCCTCCAACTATCACCTAAAACCTTAATGTAGTGAGATATTATTTGAGGGATATTCTCTTgagaaatatcaaaagtGAGACATCTCCACAAAAGACGTCGCAGTGGAAACGGTAGATCGCCGTAGTTGGACAACCAATGAAACTCGcaatcttttcttatttgtGCATTATGCGTTctataataaaataaaatggaTATTACTACTTTTTGATATTCGTCGAACAATGCCCTATGCTCCCATAAAtcattgaatttgttgaagttCTTGGAGAGTAGGATTTCTGTAATTTGACGCACATTGGTTAACTTACCCATATACTGCAGAAGCAGCAATCTGTCATATAGATCCTCAGATGACGCAGTTCGCAGTTGCTTCGAGGAAGTGCCTTCGTTATCTGCTGCCTGAGTGACTATTGAATTTAATTGTGAGAAGAGCACGTCATAATGAACCGCCACTTTCTGTTTCTTGGATTCTACTTCTGGTAGATTTGAGTTCAGTATCCTTAAAATGTTCTCTATGTGGTGATCCTGGAGATTGCTTTCTTTATTGCTTGAACGGACCAATAGCGATCCCCGTCTACTAGATTCAGAAGATTCGAATAAAGACCCTAATGACTTGATGGAGCCATTGGTTAAGTATTTTAGAGTCGATTTCAGTTCGTTATCCTTGGACTTCAGTAACCGGCTTGCTAGCTGAGAAAATGCCCTTCTCATAATCATGTACACTTATAGATGGAATAATAGAACAGTACACACGCTATCTCCTTCAAACAAACAAGATTATCTCTTTGTGGTATTGTTTGAGGTTAGTAAATCGCTTGAAAAGCCATATGCACTCCaactattttcttttcgctCAAACAGAAAATCGCTGTCACATTATTTATTCCAACTGTATATCGAATTGCTATTTATTGTACTACCAATAGAAAGAAAGGTGTTAGAAGCTACTACATTACCTTCTTATGCGTTAAAGCAGAAATATCTTCATTCAATAGCCTCTGTGTTGAGATATTACGGGTTATGATTCTACAACACGACAAGAAGCAGTAGTGTATTCTTTTCGAAATCTAAATACGTAACAGAATTTACTGCCTTATTTTCACTAACATAGCCAGGGATCCTATCACCAAACAGTCGCGGCcttttttatatctttGCATTATACTATTTATTCTCTCACTCATACTCTTGGCTGTCCCATATTTACTTCGGAAATTTCCCCATGCGCAGCAGAACAGAACACAAGCATGATTGAAGCAAAGGAATTGCGCAGTTGAgtttaaagaaagaagagaagaagcaGCAACGCACTTCCACGTGATACTTGTAAAAGAATATCTGTGTTTTTTGatatctgatttttttatcaagcATTCATATCTGTTTATTGAAACGTCAAGAAGGGAAAAGCCAATTGACATTAAAAGATGGATAATCAG comes from the Saccharomyces mikatae IFO 1815 strain IFO1815 genome assembly, chromosome: 10 genome and includes:
- the DAS1 gene encoding SCF ubiquitin ligase complex subunit DAS1 (similar to Saccharomyces cerevisiae DAS1 (YJL149W); ancestral locus Anc_1.198): MPFQDYFHKKKAAFINRNNKNEAGSPALRNITNINDMNPAGKDRTYVFQLTRLPDELMQEVFSHLPQPDRLQLCLVNKRFNKIATKLLYRRIYLNDSNVVKSDFMHLAINWTLLNLPSSLKEEESQKIANLKLKKLIETLQNNIHITQVIQWIRINWDLDPVLQRSILNILCNHGKSLQRLENVTDPTCNDIISNGYFSKCNVSSFDMAPPNSLPEIVVPENYIPNLTKYLSQRISSRLSHMTLFIDPIKLFNYLYPLDMKLQIIDLKLHWRREFYNNDYFINRIRPGNPLTKLSEVFDKRTLKILTIISWNDTLLKRETEMLKDFKEFNHLEDLSLISIKQDVHILVDLFSSLTNLKRLKMDFLEDYIPEPTNPHIFLSILLACSKLQFIDLRYDGLIPQIINIQANKFQLNQQCNCRNCQIVFTDILKGKIFMFPEDYYIYDSQDIAAKDIFKMMKYLSLLPYSKACDAYPSVRTQPMNLTNFVTKMNAKLLEYRNSKSQLVPKIVNNPHEHSTITSTSTAHVNEPEMIIIDDDSDDTVTTISGDLELPHDLLTKRDIIMCYHALIHHFKSIYVTFLKSFPNLRFLMLNDIPTIVMEENNERIFEPVFYHYDYKSNLHGWSKETNKNLENDTNNNNNNPDTIARIATVM
- the RPA34 gene encoding DNA-directed RNA polymerase I subunit RPA34 (similar to Saccharomyces cerevisiae RPA34 (YJL148W); ancestral locus Anc_1.201), encoding MSKLSKDYVSDSDSEDEVISNEFSIPDGFKKCKHLKSFPLNSDNKKNSKQQQVWLIKFPSNVDISKLKSLPVGFESYTTMSIDNHDYKIMDDTDIESSLTQDNLSNMTLLVPTESRESLKIASAAKDNTPLQFDKVFSISETAKIPAIDFAKVKVPRKNVPKVEGLKLEHFATGYDAKDSHVTKNVMTKEDKKESKKRSHQHEDEGESNEKKKKKEKKEKKVKKDKKDKKKKHKD
- the SMT1 gene encoding Smt1p (similar to Saccharomyces cerevisiae YJL147C; ancestral locus Anc_1.203) produces the protein MRRAFSQLASRLLKSKDNELKSTLKYLTNGSIKSLGSLFESSESSRRGSLLVRSSNKESNLQDHHIENILRILNSNLPEVESKKQKVAVHYDVLFSQLNSIVTQAADNEGTSSKQLRTASSEDLYDRLLLLQYMGKLTNVRQITEILLSKNFNKFNDLWEHRALFDEYQKVVISILFYYRTHNAQIRKDCEFHWLSNYGDLPFPLRRLLWRCLTFDISQENIPQIISHYIKVLGDSWRHNNLILIYQSLYEKSHLLPELTVLDGNRSEALSFTRNQILLVRILRAISKWMEEEPKLIKKWLISIVKLSIQNKLMLEVPFEAPKSIMDQYKFIRSLDISIQGIYRVCQNRSILEYLQVDLETILKMINDEEHDLKTHLPLNLI